From Actinoplanes oblitus, a single genomic window includes:
- a CDS encoding nitrite/sulfite reductase has protein sequence MAPSNTPATPTARPRKARGEGQWALGHREPLNPNERNKKDDNPLNVRARIENIYAHRGFASIDPSDLRGRFRWWGLYTQRKAGIDGGRTAVLEPEELEDEYFMLRVRIDGGALNLAQLRTIAGISTEFARDSADITDRQNIQMHWIRVEDVPEIWRRLEAVGLQTTEACGDCPRVVLGSPVAGISVDEVIDATPAIDEILARYIGDPQYSNLPRKFKTQISWLADGPYLANDVSFVGVEHPEHGPGFDLWVGGGLSTNPRLAERLGVWVPLAEVPDVWAGVVGVFRDYGYRRLRHRARLKFLLADWGVEKFREVLEKEYLGRTMLDGPAPDLPEKPIDHIGVHKQRDGRNYVGAAPVVGRSSGTQLSRLADLAEQHGSDRVRLTAYQKLLVLDVADDRVESLIGGLREIGLEARPSSWRRGTMACTGIEFCKLAIVETKARGEELVARLEERLGDFDADISVHLNGCPNACARTQVADIGLKGQLMLNARGEQVEGFQIHLGGALGMAKGETAGFGRKLRGLKATAEELPEYVERVARNYLDGRTSGETFANWVMRAEEELLK, from the coding sequence ATGGCGCCCAGCAACACTCCCGCAACGCCGACCGCCCGCCCCCGCAAGGCGCGCGGCGAGGGTCAGTGGGCGCTCGGACACCGCGAGCCGCTCAACCCCAATGAGCGCAACAAGAAGGACGACAACCCGCTCAACGTCCGGGCGCGCATCGAGAACATCTACGCCCACCGCGGCTTCGCCTCGATCGACCCGTCCGACCTGCGCGGCCGGTTCCGCTGGTGGGGGCTCTACACCCAGCGCAAGGCCGGGATCGACGGCGGCCGCACCGCGGTGCTGGAGCCGGAGGAGCTCGAGGACGAGTACTTCATGCTCCGCGTCCGGATCGACGGCGGCGCGCTGAACCTGGCCCAGCTGCGCACCATCGCCGGCATCTCCACCGAGTTCGCCCGGGACAGCGCCGACATCACCGACCGGCAGAACATCCAGATGCACTGGATCCGGGTGGAGGACGTGCCGGAGATCTGGCGCCGGCTGGAGGCGGTCGGGCTGCAGACCACCGAGGCCTGCGGCGACTGTCCCCGCGTCGTGCTGGGCAGCCCGGTCGCCGGCATCTCGGTCGACGAGGTGATCGACGCGACCCCGGCGATCGACGAGATCCTGGCGCGCTACATCGGCGACCCGCAGTACTCGAACCTGCCCCGCAAGTTCAAGACGCAGATCTCCTGGCTGGCCGACGGCCCCTACCTGGCGAACGACGTCTCGTTCGTCGGCGTCGAGCACCCCGAGCACGGTCCCGGCTTCGACCTCTGGGTCGGCGGCGGCCTGTCCACCAACCCGCGGCTGGCCGAGCGGCTCGGCGTCTGGGTGCCGCTCGCCGAGGTCCCGGACGTCTGGGCGGGTGTCGTCGGGGTCTTCCGCGACTACGGCTACCGCCGGCTGCGGCACCGGGCCCGCCTCAAGTTCCTGCTCGCCGACTGGGGCGTGGAGAAGTTCCGGGAGGTCCTGGAGAAGGAGTACCTGGGCCGCACCATGCTCGACGGGCCGGCGCCGGACCTGCCGGAGAAGCCGATCGACCACATCGGCGTGCACAAGCAGCGTGACGGGCGGAACTACGTGGGCGCCGCCCCGGTGGTCGGCCGCTCGTCCGGCACCCAGCTGAGCCGGCTGGCCGACCTGGCCGAGCAGCACGGGTCGGATCGGGTGCGGCTCACGGCGTACCAGAAGCTCCTGGTCCTCGATGTCGCTGACGACCGGGTGGAGTCGCTGATCGGCGGGCTCCGGGAGATCGGGCTGGAGGCGCGGCCGTCGTCCTGGCGGCGCGGCACGATGGCCTGCACCGGCATCGAGTTCTGCAAGCTGGCCATCGTCGAGACCAAGGCGCGTGGCGAGGAGCTGGTGGCCCGGCTCGAGGAGCGGCTGGGCGACTTCGACGCGGACATCTCGGTGCACCTCAACGGCTGCCCGAACGCGTGCGCCCGCACCCAGGTCGCCGACATCGGCCTCAAGGGCCAGCTGATGCTGAACGCGCGCGGCGAGCAGGTCGAGGGCTTCCAGATCCACCTCGGTGGCGCCCTCGGCATGGCCAAGGGCGAGACCGCCGGGTTCGGCCGCAAGCTGCGCGGCCTCAAGGCCACCGCCGAGGAGCTTCCCGAGTACGTCGAGCGGGTGGCTCGCAACTACCTGGACGGGCGCACCTCCGGTGAGACGTTCGCCAACTGGGTGATGCGGGCCGAAGAGGAGCTCCTGAAATGA